A single window of Pyrus communis chromosome 10, drPyrComm1.1, whole genome shotgun sequence DNA harbors:
- the LOC137747379 gene encoding uncharacterized protein, producing MAATAAVTMAVPLTNATQKRIQSSAESFFKPLPLRPSKALAPAASKSSGRLQVRASLKEKAVTGITAAALTASMVIPEVAEAASGVSPSLKNFLLSIAAGGVVAVVIVGAVVGVANFDPVKRG from the coding sequence atggcaGCAACCGCAGCAGTTACAATGGCCGTGCCATTGACCAATGCAACCCAAAAGAGGATCCAATCCTCCGCCGAGAGCTTCTTCAAGCCACTGCCACTGAGGCCCTCAAAGGCATTGGCACCCGCCGCGTCAAAATCGAGCGGGAGGCTCCAAGTCAGGGCTTCCTTGAAGGAGAAGGCGGTGACCGGAATCACGGCGGCCGCGCTCACCGCCTCAATGGTGATCCCGGAAGTGGCAGAAGCGGCCTCGGGAGTTTCTCCTTCTCTCAAGAACTTCTTGCTCAGCATTGCGGCCGGCGGCGTTGTAGCTGTTGTGATCGTTGGTGCTGTGGTTGGCGTGGCCAATTTCGACCCTGTTAAGAGAGGCTGA
- the LOC137747378 gene encoding replication protein A 70 kDa DNA-binding subunit A-like, producing the protein MPVNLTPNAIAAMIGGDVNLKPLVQVVDIKLIGTQERYRFMVSDGVSCQHAMISSQLNDRIKTNRVQIGSVVQLTEYISTVLQNRQVIVVLNMETIILNSDMIGNPKPYGPPDSAAQNALRNGSVQRSAGNHMISQNPVQNVQNLRPTSHSERLSVRPRLHPQSSLHDGPNFRATVQPPYQPPPQYKNHGPIMKNEAPARIIPINALNPYQGRWAIKARVTAKGDPRRYNNAKGDGKVFSFDLLDSEGGEIRVTCFNAVLDRFYDIIEVGRVYLISKGSLKPAQKNFNHLKNDWEITLDASSTVDLCPDEDGSIPAQNFNFRPISEIENAESNSIVDVIGIVMSVNPSVPIMRKNGMETQRRILNLKDRSGKNVELTLWGDVCNREGQKLEEMLASRFSPVLAVKAGKINDFSGKSVGTIHSTQLFINPDISDARTLRDWFDRGGKDIASVSISKDIVPGGTKNEIRKTVSQIRDEGLGRSVKPDWVTVKGTISFIKTDSFCYTACPLMIGDRQCNKKVSRSGNRGWQCDRCNQEFEECDYRYLLQAQVQDHTGFTWATAFQEAGEEILGCSAKELYLLKYEEQDESRFGDIVRSSIFNQFLFKLKIKEEMYGDEQRVKITVVKADKVNYSSESRYMLDMISKHSR; encoded by the exons ATGCCGGTGAACCTGACGCCGAACGCCATCGCAGCGATGATAGGCGGCGACGTGAATTTGAAGCCGTTGGTGCAGGTGGTCGATATTAAGCTCATCGGCACGCAGGAGAGGTACCGTTTCATGGTCTCCGACGGCGTTTCGTGCCAGCATGCCATGATCTCTTCGCAGCTCAACGACCGAATCAAGACCAACCGAGTCCAGATAGGCTCCGTCGTCCAGCTCACCGAGTACATTAGCACTGTCCTCCAGAACCGCCA GGTTATTGTTGTGCTGAACATGGAAACTATCATACTGAACTCTGACATGATTGGGAATCCAAAACCATATGGTCCACCTGATTCAGCTGCTCAAAATGCGTTGCGTAATGGCAGTGTTCAGCGGTCAGCTGGTAATCATATGATTTCGCAAAATCCTGTTCAGAATGTGCAGAATCTTAGACCTACTTCTCATTCTGAGAGGCTGAGTGTCAGACCTCGTCTTCATCCTCAAAGCTCTCTACACGATGGGCCAAATTTTCGAGCTACTGTTCAGCCTCCTTACCAACCACCTCCACAGTACAAAAATCATGGCCCAATCATGAAGAACGAGGCACCAGCACGGATCATTCCTATTAATGCTCTGAATCCTTATCAGGGAAGATGGGCTATCAAGGCAAGGGTTACAGCAAAAGGGGATCCCCGTCGGTATAATAATGCTAAAGGAGATGGTAAAGTTTTCTCTTTTGACCTCCTTGACTCTGAAGGAGGGGAAATACGAGTTACCTGCTTCAATGCTGTTCTTGACCGCTTCTATGATATTATTGAGGTTGGCAGAGTTTACTTGATTTCAAAGGGAAGCTTGAAACCTGCCCAGAAGAATTTCAACCATCTGAAGAATGACTGGGAGATAACTTTGGATGCAAGTTCAACTGTGGACCTCTGCCCTGATGAAGATGGTTCCATACCAGCGCAAAACTTCAACTTCAGGCCGATTAGTGAAATTGAAAATGCTGAAAGTAATTCTATTGTTGATGTTATTGGTATTGTGATGTCTGTCAATCCTTCTGTTCCTATCATGAGAAAGAACGGTATGGAAACTCAGAGAAGAATTCTGAATCTAAAGGATCGGTCAGGCAAGAATGTTGAGCTAACCCTTTGGGGGGATGTCTGCAACAGGGAAGGTCAAAAGCTTGAAGAGATGTTGGCTTCTAGGTTTTCCCCAGTTTTAGCCGTTAAAGCTGGGAAGATTAACGATTTCAGTGGGAAGTCCGTTGGAACAATTCATTCTACACAGCTATTTATAAACCCAGATATTTCTGATGCTCGTACCTTGAGAGATTGGTTTGACCGAGGGGGCAAGGATATTGCTTCTGTCTCCATTTCTAAAGACATTGTTCCAGGAGGAACTAAGAATGAGATACGCAAAACTGTTTCTCAGATCAGGGACGAAGGTCTTGGAAGATCAGTTAAGCCAGACTGGGTCACGGTGAAGGGGACGATATCTTTtattaaaacagattctttCTGTTACACAGCTTGTCCGTTGATGATTGGGGATAGGCAGTGCAACAAAAAGGTGTCGAGGTCAGGAAACAGAGGATGGCAATGTGACAGATGTAATCAAGAATTCGAGGAGTGTGACTACAGATATCTCCTTCAAGCCCAAGTTCAAGACCACACTGGATTTACTTGGGCGacagcttttcaggaagctggGGAAGAGATCTTAGGATGCTCAGCAAAGGAGCTGTACTTGTTGAAGTACGAAGAGCAGGATGAATCAAGATTTGGAGACATAGTCCGGAGCAGCATCTTTAATCAGTTTCTGTTCAAGCTCAAAATCAAAGAGGAGATGTATGGCGATGAGCAGAGGGTGAAGATCACTGTGGTGAAGGCAGATAAGGTGAACTATTCTTCAGAAAGCAGATACATGCTCGATATGATTTCGAAGCACTCTAGGTAA
- the LOC137747079 gene encoding small ribosomal subunit protein uS3z-like — protein MATATQMSKKRKFVADGVFFAELNEVLTRELAEDGYSGVEVRVTPMRTEIIIRATRTQNVLGEKGRRIRELTSVVQKRFKFPENSVELYAEKVNNRGLCAIAQAESLRYKLLGGLAVRRACYGVLRFVMESGAKGCEVIISGKLRAARAKSMKFKDGYMISSGQPVNEYIDSAVRHVLLRQGVLGIKVKIMLDWDPKGKQGPKTPLPDLVTIHQPKEDVYIRPALAAPVAEPFLAPTEVEAPVPIVA, from the exons ATGGCGACTGCGACCCAAATGAGCAAGAAGCGAAAG TTCGTCGCCGACGGCGTTTTCTTCGCCGAGCTGAACGAGGTGCTGACGAGAGAGCTCGCCGAAGACGGCTACTCCGGCGTTGAAGTTAGGGTTACGCCGATGCGAACCGAGATCATCATCCGAGCCACCCGAACCCAAAACGTTCTCG GAGAGAAGGGGAGGAGGATTAGGGAGTTAACCTCTGTTGTACAGAAGAGGTTTAAGTTTCCGGAAAACAGCGTTGAGCTTTACGCTGAGAAAGTTAACAACAGAGGGCTGTGCGCTATTGCTCAGGCCGAGTCTCTCCGTTACAAGCTTCTCGGTGGCCTTGCCGTCCGCAG GGCTTGCTACGGTGTTTTGAGATTCGTCATGGAAAGTGGAGCAAAGGGTTGTGAG GTGATCATTAGTGGAAAGCTAAGAGCTGCACGAGCCAAGTCCATGAAGTTCAAAGACGGATACATGATTTCTTCTGGTCAGCCAGTCAATGAATACATTGATTCTGCTGTGAGGCACGTCCTCCTTAGACAG GGTGTGCTTGGTATTAAGGTCAAGATTATGCTCGATTGGGATCCCAAGGGCAAGCAAGGCCCCAAGACCCCCTTACCGGACCTTGTTACAATTCACCAACCGAAGGAGGACGTATATATCAGGCCGGCACTAGCTGCCCCTGTTGCAGAGCCTTTTTTGGCCCCTACTGAGGTCGAGGCCCCAGTCCCGATTGTGGCTTGA
- the LOC137748677 gene encoding protein ELF4-LIKE 3 produces MEGDTFSGLGNGSTQIDGKVLQTFQKSFVQVQNILDQNRLLINEINHNHESKIPDNLSRNVGLIRELNNNIRRVVDLYADLSSSFTKSMDTSSEGGDSSGALKSDGKAGHKRIRPA; encoded by the coding sequence ATGGAGGGTGACACATTCTCAGGGCTTGGCAATGGCAGCACACAAATTGATGGAAAAGTTCTGCAGACGTTTCAGAAGAGCTTTGTGCAAGTGCAGAATATCTTGGACCAAAACAGGCTGCTGATAAATGAGATTAATCACAACCATGAATCCAAAATCCCTGACAATTTAAGCAGAAATGTGGGTCTGATCAGGGAGCTCAACAACAACATCAGGAGAGTGGTTGATCTTTATGCTGATCTCTCAAGCTCCTTCACCAAGTCCATGGATACTTCTTCTGAGGGAGGAGATTCCAGCGGGGCTTTGAAGTCTGATGGAAAAGCTGGGCACAAGAGAATTAGGCCtgcttag